The Salvelinus alpinus chromosome 28, SLU_Salpinus.1, whole genome shotgun sequence genome includes a window with the following:
- the LOC139558005 gene encoding protein Wnt-1-like, translated as MWCDIMRILALLLGMKAACILLVSSRSGTGAVNNSGRWWGIVNVASSANLLTNSKDVQLVLDPSLGQLNRRQRRLIRQNPGILHAITAGLHTAIKECKWQFRNRRWNCPTTHSLAIFGKIVNRGCRETAFVFAITSAGVTHAVARSCSEGAIESCTCDYRRRGPGGPDWHWGGCSDNVDFGRMFSREFVDSSERGRDLRYLINLHNNEAGRMTVSSEMHQECKCHGMSGSCTVRTCWMRLPSFRAVGDYLKDRFDGASRVVYANKGSNRASHRADPSHLEPENPSHKPPSSRDLVYFEKSPNFCTYHGKTGTHGTSGRTCNSSSPALDGCELLCCGRGFQTQTEKVTERCHCTFHWCCHVSCLNCTSTQTLHQCL; from the exons ATGTGGTGTG ACATAATGAGGATCCTCGCACTGCTTCTGGGGATGAAAGCCGCGTGCATCCTGCTGGTTTCCTCGCGCTCAGGCACGGGGGCAGTCAACAACAGCGGCCGGTGGTG GGGCATTGTGAACGTTGCCTCCTCTGCAAACCTCCTCACCAACTCTAAGGACGTCCAGTTGGTACTGGATCCCAGCTTGGGCCAGCTGAACCGTCGCCAGCGTCGCCTCATCCGCCAGAACCCTGGGATCCTCCACGCCATCACAGCCGGCCTGCACACCGCCATCAAGGAGTGCAAGTGGCAGTTCAGAAACCGCCGCTGGAACTGCCCGACCACCCACAGCCTGGCAATATTTGGCAAAATCGTCAACCGTG GTTGCCGAGAGACAGCGTTTGTGTTTGCGATCACGAGTGCAGGGGTGACCCATGCGGTGGCCCGCTCCTGCTCCGAGGGGGCCATAGAGTCATGCACCTGTGACTACCGTCGTCGGGGGCCCGGGGGCCCTGACTGGCACTGGGGTGGCTGCAGCGACAACGTGGACTTTGGGCGGATGTTCAGTCGGGAGTTTGTGGACTCCagtgagagaggaagggatctCCGATACCTCATTAACCTACACAACAACGAGGCAGGGAGAATG ACAGTGTCATCAGAGATGCATCAGGAGTGTAAGTGCCATGGCATGTCAGGGTCATGCACTGTGCGTACCTGCTGGATGCGTCTACCAAGCTTCCGCGCTGTGGGGGACTACTTGAAAGACCGCTTCGACGGAGCGTCCCGGGTCGTCTATGCCAACAAGGGTTCCAACCGCGCCTCTCACCGTGCCGATCCAAGCCATCTCGAACCCGAGAACCCCTCCCACAAACCCCCATCATCCAGAGACCTGGTATACTTTGAGAAGTCACCCAACTTCTGCACCTACCACGGCAAGACGGGTACCCACGGAACTTCAGGGAGGACCTGTAACAGCTCGTCTCCGGCGCTGGATGGGTGTGAGCTGCTGTGTTGTGGTAGAGGGTTCCAAACTCAGACTGAGAAGGTCACTGAGAGGTGTCACTGTACGTTCCACTGGTGCTGCCATGTCAGCTGCCTCAACTGCACCAGcacacagacattacaccagtgccTCTGA